AAAAAGCAGGCATTTGTGATATTTTGTGTGGACTGTATACAAAGATACAGGAAATACAAgtgaagcaaacacacactcaacaatAGATGCACAACCTCTGCAGTACAAAGTAATGACTTTATTTAAATTAGGGGTCTATTTTATCAAAATTTTCAAGTTTTCAGGTCAAACACCAACAGTGCAAACAGTAATGACAGAAAATACTCTCTAAAGACATATATACAAAACAGGTAGTACTAAGCAAAGATGAGAAAGGCCGCAGTTTCAAGTATTGTgaacagtaacacacacagacatacacacacacccatataaAGCAACAAGAAAAGgtcatttcattatttgaaTTCTTTTAACATTTCAATGGTCGATGCAAAAAGTTATTctatacaaaatatataacaaatatcTTAAATGTATCTgcctgtagcaactgataatgtaatatctGGCGGATAGTGTAATAACctttaaaatataataaaatatcactataaatgggttgaaaatgctATAAAATTATTGCTATTACGATTATTACTTAAGGGGTGTAACAATTTTTAACTGGATACAATAATGACTAATGCAATAACTCTATActctaataataatgtaataattcaaGTTATTTCATTAGTCAAGTCAAAAATGTTGCACCCCTTCTAAAGTAATAATTGCCTGTTAATGTACATCATGTGACAtgattacattatccagcaaattttttttaataacttaagttttattgtatttttgacccatttagatggatgtttttattacattttgattacattatctggcagttatTTTTTTATCGGTTGCTACACTGCCCTTTGATAACTTTGGAAGAATACTGTAGTGGTTTTTCTAAACAAACACTAccatgtaaaaatgtcttttttggcCCCTTATCCACACAAATCATTGAGTTCATCCATATAACCAATGAAGCACCGTGTTCACTGGGGATTGTAGCCAGCTGGTGAGATAGTGTTGTTCCTCATTTCATTGCGTGTCCATGGAGGAATCCTCGGCATGTCCCAGAATCCCCTGCAGCTCCTGAATACAGGGCCCGATGGCCTGACTGTGCACCTGAGCCATCTTCAACctggagggggaaagagaggagcgAGTTGTAAGACAAGTTTCACCTTGGAGGTTCCTTGGTTATAATAAAGTTAGGAGCGCACCGATTAGGTTTTCTGGTGGTGATTCCAACTGCCGATTCTTGAAAAGCTTTTATCCAAACATACTAATTACATGTTAGTGTGGGCTTGATGACTGAAATGCGGCTTAGTCACCTATTGCCACTGGCAGCGCATGACATTACATACTGCAACAGCGGTATCATCATGTATCATATTTAGAAAAATTGGCAGATGGACGACATGCCTACTCTGCCAATGTGCTGCGGACTGACGCAAACTGACTCATACTATTTATAGCATACGTTTGACCGCTTTCCGGATCCGGCagtttaaattattttttttttgatcaggTAGTTGAAACAGTGATACAGCCGCTCATACCTGACCGTTTAGAACATTTATCTGCAATAACTTGTATAAGTAAGAATGTAATAATTCAAGTTACTGCATTAGCCAAGATTCAGAATTCTCTTTCCCAATTCCAAAATGAATCAGCCTGTTCAGCAAACTCAtcaggccagcagcagcactttattGCTCGGGTTGCTCTtcttgcctttttttcccccacccagtcctttgtttttttgcctaCTCCAACTTTACAGATGAAAACGGAAAAGAATCCCAACCTCGTTTCCCCTCAAAATGCCCAAACAACATTTTTAGTCATTTTGCTCCAGAATAGACTTATGCTGGTATCAATTTACTGATCAAAATGAACCCATTAGTCCCTGATGCATAGTTGTTTACACTACGTGAGTTTCacgcatttaaaaaaaaaaacttccccCCACTGGGCACATTACCACCTGCATCTCACTAGTGTGGCTTTGCACATTTAGCCTGTTTATGCACTGCTACATGCAGGACCTAACAGGCATTTCCACACTGTGGCTTGTGGTGTAGCCTATAATCCTCAACAACGTCAGCAAACTGGCTGTCTATGTTACCTATGAAAGACTGAAACATTAATGTGATTTGCTACTGGCTACCAGGCTGGCCAACTCATGAGTTTAGCCTCCAAGCTAACCTGCGTTGCCACCTGTTTTCAGCAATGCTAGCGCATACTGCTGCTATGTAGAACTAGCCAACAGCAAATTGTCATTAATGGAGTGCTTAATGGGCACAAAACTTTGGAATGTAAATACGCATTTGATCAAAGCTTTCCTTCCTCTCATTTACCTTGGCATAATGAGAGTGTCTATGTGAGATGAACAAAGGAATTGCACAGTAAAACAAGCACATGCAGTAGGCAGGCTTGCTAGAGCTGGGCAGGGGCGACAGGAGGCCTGCTGCGTGACATTATGAAATTGTCTATCGCCCATTGTCTAACATGCTTTGGCCTGGAAGGCTGTTTCAAAGTGTAGTTAAAGGTTCTATTCTGTATTTTAAGGTAACGACACTCAGTGGAGTAAtttgatattaaaatgcatGCATATTAAGGAAAAATTGTCCAGGTTGCCAGGACTGCAATATGCCCAATACCCATGTGGAAATGTAAACACTGGGACTGTGAAAACTATAACCAACATATTGGAGAACCAATTTTGAGGCCCTATTCTAAATATCTCTGGCTGGTAAATGTCAGAATCCACCAACAACAATTGCCAGTGCATACATTTTCTATGCTGCCCTGTTTGTGAATGCAATATACTCTCAACTCTCCATGTAAAACACAAAGAGTGTACAGGCTCCATTTGTCCACAGTCCCGTTGAAGAGTAGAAATCTTATAAATTCTAATTTTGAAAACCCCAACTTGCATGCACTCTGCTGAcaacagtgaaaaataaaagcCCCGGCACCTGGTGGTTTCACACAATCAATAAAAACTCCATTTCAAATTCTTTCTACCCCTCCTCCTGGCATTTAACAAGGTAGGACAAAACTTCTTCAATTCAAGCAATTACCGTCTGTTCAGAGTTAAGTGTCTAACTCTGAGAGCGGCATTCTAGCTCAGCTCCTTGAAGTCACAGACTGCATATGCCTGACTCCTGCTGTGTTAGTACATTTTTCACCCCTCAATTCTTTGACCGCTGTTAATGTACCGTCTGGAAATACAGTACATGCCGTCAAAAACAGAATGGTTACCTTCTGAGCAGCTCGCGTCCTCTGCTGGGCTCTGGGCGGTAGTGCTGGAGAGCGGCGAGGCAGTGCGCTGCCAGAGTGCTGTAACACTGTTCCCTGAGAGCGTTGTGGCTCACCGTGTCCCACTGCGGCAGCTCGCTGGTGTAGCGCCACGCCATCAGTGCATGCTCCAACACAGAGTCCCACTCTTTGTTCCTGAGGAGTACTTGGCCCCACTCCTGGCACGAAacctgaggaggaggataagGAGGTGGGTGATCAGGATGGCACCAAACAAGACAAGACCAGGGGATCAAGGCAAACACTTGGCCCACAAAGAGGCATCTGTGAGGACGTTTTAAATATTTAGTCAGTCAGTGACCAAAATCCCCTGTAGCAAAAACAAGAAAGTCAGGGAGGGGTGACTGGAAGCTCCATTAGAAAAGGATGGGAAGGGTGTGACCAAACAGTAAAATACTAAAATCACTTCCCTGCTACTGAAAATTGACAGATTTCTGAAGGTTTCCAAACTTCCAGATAGCCACTATTTCCTCAAACATGTCATGACACCACTGGTACTCACTTCGAATGCCACCAGGTGAGGATATGCCTTTCTGTAACAGTGAGCGTCCCTGTTGGAGCCAAACCGCGAGTAGGGGATGGATCTGTAAACATTTGTCTTCTTCAGCTGCAGGTCTTCCTGGAGATACTTTAAGTCTGAGGTAAGGATTCTGGGCTCCTGGCTCTGGGGACAGACGATACGATACAGCACATCACACTTCATGTTGCATTACAGACAGTGGGCGCGCAGAGTTGAGTTGTGCACTTGTTCACATGCATGGTACATATAAGACAAGTAAAGCTGGGGgtttaattatggttacatcaTCCAAACCATGCATCCCAAGACAAAAAAAGTTCCTTTGATTCAAACTTAAAGAAAGCATTTCCTCGAGTGTTTAATACTCACTCTAATCCTAATACTTATGCATGACGTGATATTGTCTCACCTGTTATTCATAGGTTATTGTGATGTGTCAAACCTTTTAACCAAAAGTGTTTCTGTGATTAAAccccattgtagctgcactggaaatatctcaatgtgacgtgatgttgtctacgtttggccaattatccgtggaataagaaaaatacaacaaaaagtGATACCCTTTGCCTGCACAAGAGGGCATTAACCCCACTCCACATGCTCTTTCCCATGAGTGCTGGAACGGCCGCAGACAAGCATGCTTCATGCCAATGCTATCAAGTGTGTTTGTTCAAAACCCAATTATGGCTATTATGCATTTTTTGCCTCAGAAAGCCAACACCACTTCAAGTTAGTGGAGAATTTGGCCCAAATTTGCCTCAGTTGTTGACAGAGGATACCAGCAGGAGGCTGCACTGCTCAACTTTCCCccatttaatacattcagtaACAATTATCCATTCAGACAATAGAGTTTTTGCATCCTCCTCATCTGTTACCCATGCTTGTTTCTTGCCTTGCAATGAAAAAATCCTGTTAATACCTGTTCAACTAAGATGAGGGATCTGATCAGCTGTACCAGCTGCTGTTTGGAGAGCGGGGTCTGgtgctcctccatcttctcaCACTGCTCCTCTAGCCTCCCACTCCACAACCCGCTGATGGAGGAGTCCACTGCAAAACACAAGGATGTGATGAGTACAATAATAGAGCACAGCAAgtaagggggtgggggggaacaGGCAAGATAATTAAACCAATCACTGGAACGCTGCATGTCCAAATAACTAAGCTAAATGGGATTAGCCATCAGCTTGTGAATGGCCATCTTTCCTCCACAAATGTTTCTCAGTAGGGAGGAAAGCTAAACAGTATTTATACCATGCAATAATAAAACTCTCctttgaaacaaattgaaagCTTTGAGGTGGGCTGACAGCTTCCCTACTATTCAATTGTAGAGGAAATAGGATTGTTCCAGGAGAAACGTCGTCTCCAGGTTGAAAAttatccctcctctctctctccctctctcacacactaatCATTCTAATGTAAGTgtccttttttcatttcacatcagCCTTTACTAAAGAGCTCCCTTTTGAAAACCAACCCTGCTGACAATTTGTCAGTGGGTAAATGGAAgatggtttgttttttgtactTACATGACTGCCCACGCCTCGAGCTTGCAGTTGTGCTTCTTCCTCTTGGGATGGGAGATGATGGGGCCAAGCGGGCGCTTAGAATTTCCAAATAGGACCTTCTCATCCGGGCTGAAACAACATGTTTGAGATTAGAACATTAAATTAGTACTTTGTCAAGTGTAACTCAGTCACAGTGGCTAATGTTACTGATTTTAATATTTCCTCTTGGTACAACGTTACACACAACTTTAAGCACACTTCATCCATTGCCTCTGAAAAGCATTTTGCTATATACACATGCCACCCCAACTTTTGATGCTCTTTTCCACACAACAATAACAGCTAACGTTAATCATATGCTAACTAACCTTGGAGGCGCGCACTTATTACTAGTGATAGCAAACTGGCGCCAGCTGCACgaaccaaagaaaacacaacaagCTACGGCGGTGGCCAAAATAGTCATCAAATTTCAGACCTACCTGCAATTTTGGGTTGCGGAGCAGGAATTTCCATCAAGGCACGTCGTGTTTGGCAGATGGCTGCCATTATAACCAAGCTATCTGGGTAAGATATGTAGCTAACTACCTGCTAAATTAGCCAGTGGAGCTACTGTTAGCTGAACTTTAAACCAAACTGGGTAGCCTATGCAACAATAAGTTTCCCTGGCTGCTACTGCTAACCAGGCAAGCAGTAGCTTCTTCAAACGCGCCAATGTAGTTTTCAAGCTCGCATATATCAAGTGCAACGACAAACTATTCGCATTAAACAAACTAAGCGCTACATAAAGTCCTTGCACTTGTGAACGCTGCTGGAGTGGGGGAAAGAAGTGGGCACAAACTTTTGTTCGCACCACCACCAACACAATGCTGATGAGGCGCGCGCGACACGAGTTGCCGCGCGGGCGTGGTTTGGTGCATCTGTCAACCTGATAGGTCTACGTAGGAGCATGCGTCAAACAGGCGCCCAATATGCaaatactgaacacactgaaaacacatacgcacacacatatatgtgtttgtgcgcgCGCAGTCTTCTTTCAGGTTCtttcagaatcaggtttattgccaagtaagttttcacaatacaaggaatttgccttggtatgtaggtgcatacaataaacataaacatggagaaaaataatagggataggttagggttaggggagggggcaggaggaaatccctgacctgggcctttcactcctgtttttagtatgggggaggaggaggtactgcaagtcaagaaagtcaagaaacataaataatacagaatatgaaaaaaatattataaaaatataataaaaaatatgtgcaatatatctgttttttaaagtgaaatgaaaaagctgtacagtttgtgcaggaatgtgcaaaaCACAACAAGTGTTTGTGTTGCCTTCATTCACAATAAATATTCACCTTGCATGGATAGATGTTTGATCCTtctcagacatacagtataaagcTATTCAAGCGTACCATAGGGTCACCCAGGAAACTTATTTTGGAATGTGTTTAAACCCACCCTATATTCctactttttaaacattttttattattacctaACATCTTCTCAGGGCCAtataacagacacacacagacttactAGGCTGTATACTTACAGGCTTGGACTGCAGTACCATCTGCAGCCCCTCTGTTGTCATGGACCCTTGAACTGGTCAAGCAAGAAAGCACAGTATCACAGGGAAAAGGCACCTTGAACCGTCCTCTCTCCTGAGTGTACAGGCCTTGTACATGGTAGATTTCCAGGCAGTGGCCTTTCAGGTAGGTGAGCAAAACAACTGACAGTGATAAAAACGTAttgattgaagaaaaaaaatgttgaaatagcTGTATGTACTGGTTCAGTGCATAAGACTTGAAAAGTTGATGAGTTACCATGGAGAAAGCATTATTATTTCATGGATCGTTCTGACTTTGTGGGAGGTATGCACTCCCCACATAGGAACAGTGATCATTTCCATTAAAATTCTATTCATCTCCAGTGTACCACAGGACAAAGCTAGGGTAGAGAAGGAAGTATATTTTCCATCCTTTTTAAGTCTTGAACTTGATATTTAGATACTTGGGAATTGTGCAAAACTTCAATTCTTGTACTATTTTCATTCACTGTAAGTTTCTTACCTTTGAACTCCTGACGAGCCTCCCAACCAATAATGTGTGTGAAATTGATCTAATACAACATCCATAATAAATTGCCATGTTAAGAGCTTTTTGGTGATTATGAACAagttctttttaaaaaaaatcttatatAGCATCAGTGCTTTAGTGGAGTCCACTTCTTTGAGCAAGGCATCTAATGCTACTCTAGGAGCATACCTATATCTAGGAGTCTATACTATTTTATTAATAATCTAATATAGAATAATGTTTACAAAAATATCTCTTAGTATACACCAGTAGGCTACACACCATAGCTGTGGTACAAAGAAGCTttgaaaacaaaggaaacatgAAAAGAGACACACATTTATATGTAAAACGTTTTAATAGGTTGGTGGActattgaaaaaaatgaatttaatgTTATTCTCAAGAGACATAAATGCATCTTGATACATGGTGTGGAATAATAAATCATTCAAGCACACAACTTATTCCAAAACAGAtgataataaaacacaaaaacttaaaaataattagatataataataacacagtGCTCAATCTCAAATGTTCTTTAGAGCAGTGTTTCCAAGCCCGGTCCTCAAGTTCCTCCTGGCCTGCAAGTTTTAGTTCCAGCTCCAGCAGACCTGATTCATTAAGGACTtaatgctgattggttgagcagcagaaacagatcTACCTGAACAGAGCTATCATGAAAGCATGTagcccttaattggatcaggtgtgcaagagtagagctGGAACAAAAACATGCTGGACAGGGGGTGCTTGAGGACTGGGTTGGGAAACACAAATatttactaaattgttttgaTACATATTTTTTGCTATTACTGTAGTTTCATATTTACGGCTTATTTATCtgttaaaaatatttcaaaataatttaaGTGTTACAATATGAAGCAGTACTAAATGCAGTGCAATTTTAGTGTCCCTGCAATTTTAACATTTGCAATAAATGTTCCTCTCAACGTCCCACAAACTGCATTGTAATGCAACAGGGTTGAAATCAGTTCACTTTATGTACAATCATTCAAAAAGTAAACTGTGATAGAATTTAGCATGTGATTTTAAACGATAGCAACCATCTCTTCAATGGACAGtgagacaatttttttttacgatTTTTTTGAATTATAGTGAAACTGCACTTCAGAGTGAATTTAAAGTGAATTCACTCCAACCCCGTTCAGTGATATATCAAAGAGTAACTTAAGCACAATACTCCATGGCCTCCTCAAACTGCTACAGCAAATAATATATTCATATTGTATTAtgtacattttatacatttttaaataagtTATATTATGCACAGGTAAAAGGTTATCTATTAGCTACATATCATATTACAAAGGTCTGTGACAGTATGGCTTTGCAAATGTACATTACAATATTGTCATCAGAAATTGCAAGTGCAGTCAGTGAAGATTGCCTTTCAACATCTTCCTCATCTTTTGAGTTAGAGTCTTATATAACTTTCACGTCTGACACTAAATTGATTTTGATATGGAAATAGTCCAGATCTTAAATAAGAAGAATCTGACTCTCATGAGCCTGAATCGAAAATAAAAAGATGCTTAAAGACAGACTTCTACTGACTCCGTAGGCTACACCAGAAAGTATAAGGAGTAGCCTCTACTTGCTAAGCAGCGTTTTAAGGGAGCGGGTGAGTGCGTTAGCGATGGCCGACATGGTGCTGGAGTGGCGGACCAGGGCTTTCACGCTGTGCTCTCCTGGTGCTCCCACGGTGGCCGCCTCAGCTGCTTTGAGCAGACAGATATAGTTCATCACGACCTCGTCGACCTTGGccaccacctctctctgttGGTGTGCGGCTGAGGCTCCGAGCCCCCGAACCAGACACATACAAGCTTCGCAGAGACAGCACAGCACCTGGAAGCTACAGGTTACGGCTAGCAGCATCTCTTCAGGACTACCGTGGGCCTGTGCCATCCTCCGGCATGCCCGGCCTAATTCTTTCGACTCAATAGAGAGGAGCTGCTTGTACTGGGGTAGGTCCTGGATCTGAGGCATCTGGACCCCGCGATCCCTGCGACCTACGCTGGATCGCACCAGTGCAATGAGCTCACTGGCGTCACGGCGGACATCTCCGAAGCCGGCGGGGAAGACGTACATGCGGTCCTTGAGCGCGTTGATGCGTGCCAGACGGTCACTGAAGCTCATGTTGTTGAGGACCTCTCCGTACAGCTGGTCCCCGACTGAATCCACTGCCGCACCACAGGGCAACACCGCTGATGCTGCGCCACCTTCAGTATCGATATCACTCCCGCCACGGCTCCGCCTGGGCCTCTCCCACTCAATCTCATCCTCTTCACCCTCACTCTTCCTCTTAAAGAAACAGTAGCTAAAAGGCCCGTTGCATCTCCAAGGACTGGTGTCCAGTTTTTGAGAGCCCTTCAAGTGTTTACTGTCTTTCTGCAGAGGAAACGCCACAGACGCCCTTCTACTGTCTCCCCTGCTGCCTGTGGACCAGCATGTGGTGTGGGAGGACACAGACCCCTGGGAGTAGCTCTTGGAGAGCCGCTTCCTCGTTGGCCTCCGTTGCACTTTGGTCTCACCTTGTTGGGCCGCAGATGGTGACAAGGGCTGCTGGCTTCGGCTTCGGCAGGGCTTGTCAAACAGAACCTCCACACTACCAGAACCAGCAGTCACGTTGCTGGAGCTCCGCCTGAGTTCCCGGCCCCGCTGGAGGCTGTTGCTGAAGGGATCTGTCTGTGGCAGAGTTGGGGTGACCGCCTGAATGTGGTTCTGATTCTGCCGGTACTGGATGGAATGGATGGAATCCTGTTTCGGCAGGGTACTTGAGTTGCCGAAGCTGGTGTTGCCTTGCACTGATAGAGACAacggaggtggaggtggtggaggaggaggtggaggaggtggagattgCAGGTTGGGGGTTGGAGACGTGATGCAAGCTCTATGGCCAGTGGACGCCTGCCTGGTAAAAGCTGAAGGGTGGTCTCCCCTTCCCAGCGAGATGGTGTTGAGTTCCGCTCGTTGGCCGGCTAAACTGGgggcagcagagaaacagagagaatcaTTAGGGCGAGGATGAGGAGACTGGCGGACTGCATGCTTTGGCCTCAGGTCAGACTTCAACCAGTcctctgtgctgccactggtcTGGCTTTTCGACCGAGGTGGGGGACGGTTGGCGGTACCCCCGCCCTCACGGTtgacactgctctctctcttacacagcAACAGGAAGCGCTCTGGGTCCATGATAAGCTCACTCTCCAGGCCAGAAAAGGAGCTCCTCCTCTCAGTGCCAGGCGGCCTCACCTCTAGACTGTCGTTTGGTCTCTGAGCATGCAAATCAGGACTCCTCTTGAGTTTGGCAGGAAGCGTGGCTGAGTGATATGGCCGGGGGTTTTTATTTGCCAGCAGCAAGGTGGCCGTATTGGGGTTGACTAAATTGGGGCTTAGGAAGGGGGATGACATGGAGGAAGGCATGCAGGGGCACCGGCCAATGGTGTTCCCCCTATTCTTAACCATCTCCACCAGCTGGGGGTTGCTAGTGATGTAGCGCCTGCTGTCCTTTTTTACTGCCCCTCCCATGCCTGCACTGTGCAGCTTCCCTCCCTGATgcatctgactgactgtcaggTAGTTAATCAGCTGCCTATAGGCCTCACTGCCTTCCTTCTGGTTCAGTCCCCTCAAACAGGCCTGTTGCTTAGCATGCAGATCATTGTGGAGCCTCCTGGTTGCTGTACCTGTGGTTTCTTTATGCTTAGATGGTGTAGTGGAGGAGGGGCGGCCGGGTTCAGCCCCAACAGCAGGAGGGTGGATGTTGGGCAGCATCTTCCGTAGGAGCGCTGGGTCTGCGTGCGGATGGAGGTCTTTACCCTGAACGTTGTGGCCAGGGATGCTGTGGGGGATTCCAGGCTTGTTATCTTCGTAGTTGAGCACCCTgagcagtgaggaggaggagctggaaaGCGGGTGCCGTTGGAGATGATGGTGTTTTGACTCAACTGTGCCAGGGCCAAGTGGTGAGTCAGTTGGGGTGGCACAGGCGCTACTGTTCGTGCTGCCACCAGCGTCCAGCGATGAGCACAGAGAACCCTGTAGTGAACTTTGGGCTTCTCCTTGTAAACTTGAAATCCTTTTTGCTAGATGATATTCACACAGCCGAGCCACGCTCTGCTGCCTCGAAATAGGCTGATGGTCACTTTGTATGTCTGACCCCTGGTCTGACCCCCCTGATCGGGGTTTTTTGGTTGGGGACAGCAATGATGCCACCACCAGGTGTTCATCTTGCTCAACAGCAGAAGCTCCATTATCTGCGGCGCCCTCCCCCAACTCGCCAACTTCTAACAGATGGTcagaggtagaggagggagggcGAGGGATACTGTGGTGACCTCGGGGCAGACTGTTCACCCCAAGGCCCTCAGCTACAGAATTCTCTGCCAAAAGAGAATTCTGTCTTCTTTGACTTTCCCCTCGCTCGCAGAATGAAGTGCGCTGTTCCATGTCAAGATGGCCGCTGCTGCCGCCACTCCCACCCCGGTGTCCTTCTCTTGTACTGAAGGTGTTATACTTCCCATTGGAGTCCGCAGACTTTTTATGATGTTTGCCTCCGGGAGCGGTGGAGCTGGGGCGCTGGACAGTGGAGAAGAGGTTAGTCTGGGACCTCACCTCTATGCTATCTGGCCCTGATGACGTAGGGTCCAACTGGGGGCTCCGTCTTGGAGGTACCGCTGGAGGCTGAAGGTGTCGCGAAGGACTACGGGGTTTCTTCTGCACAGTTCCTCCTGTACTGGGTGAGACAGGgaattctgttttctcctcaagTAAAGGTTGGTACCCTTCCCTTGTGGCCACCAGAAGACGCATGTGGCTCTCGTTGAGCCTGTGAGCAGCAGCCAGTTCAGACACTTCAGTCATCTCGGACGAGTTGGTCTCATTGCCTGAATCTGAGGAGGACTCAGCACTGAAGTCACGAGATATCAAAACACCTAGAAGATAAGagataaaaagttaaaaagttgATTGCTGTAAAAAGTGTACATGAAAAAGGCTTTGAAGCTGGACTTGATATCTAAATTGAAATAGATACTGCTTCTTAATTTGATATGTACCAAAACAGAAACCACAAAAGAACATGGCAGCCAGAccatacaaaacacaacacagtacaacacagcacaatgcaacaacacaacacaacataacagcactgaatacattttacattaatgAGCGGGGGGAATAGAACAGTGGTATAACAACTCGGGATCAAATGAGTAGGGGGTTATAATCCAATAATTTTTAGCTTTATATGGCTTTATGTAGctttaaatgaacacaaatgaaatcctgttttttatttgtctaaatcatatgaaatgtgtttttaaaagatTCAAACACCCTGCCTACATTGGGAGGACAGGGGCACAGATTTTATCTGGGAGAAACCACTGGTAAAGAATACATGTAAATGCTGTTGGTCAAACAACACTCATATGCATCATGTGGTGCTTGCATTAGTATGCAACAGACCTGGATTGTTACCGTGGGGCTGCGGCCGGGGAGGCCTCtgttcagagacagacagagcctcCAGCGCCTGCAGAGTGTTGACCACTGCATTATCCAGCCTCCTCTCGCCTCCCCTGCTACCTTCCCCTTCCTCGTGTGTTGGTACGGCATCAATTAACGACACCGGGATATCATCATTGTCCCGCGTGCTTAATGGCCTTCCCTCGGGTGCCGTGTCCTCATCTGAGCTGTCCCGAAAGCCCGGCGGTGGAGCGGCGATTGCAAGGTTGAGCGTCTGCAACAGagtgtcatcatcatcatcatcaaggcCGTCGTCTCCCTCCGGGGGAGGCAGTGACGTCAGGTCGATGATATCATCGGTAGAACCAGAAAGTGTGAGGAAGGTGGCCTTGCTGGCAGCGGTGGCTAGCACTCCTCcctggttaccatggttaccactgtttCCGTTGCCACCACCTCTCTCGTCGCCCACTGGTGTCCCCCCAGTGGAGTCTTCCTCATCGTCCTCATCCTCTGCGTCGTCCGTCGTGTCAGCGTAACACAGGTCTCTTAGCAGTGGCTCTTCACCACACTCCTCGCCGCCAATGTTACTGTAGACATGCGGGCGACCGCTGTACTGGAACGCCACCCCGTCTTGTGGCCGAAAGTCCATGTTGTTGTGCAAG
The window above is part of the Centroberyx gerrardi isolate f3 chromosome 21, fCenGer3.hap1.cur.20231027, whole genome shotgun sequence genome. Proteins encoded here:
- the LOC139916842 gene encoding uncharacterized protein LOC139916842; this translates as MAAICQTRRALMEIPAPQPKIAARMRRSYLEILSARLAPSSPIPRGRSTTASSRRGQSLDSSISGLWSGRLEEQCEKMEEHQTPLSKQQLVQLIRSLILVEQSQEPRILTSDLKYLQEDLQLKKTNVYRSIPYSRFGSNRDAHCYRKAYPHLVAFEVSCQEWGQVLLRNKEWDSVLEHALMAWRYTSELPQWDTVSHNALREQCYSTLAAHCLAALQHYRPEPSRGRELLRRLKMAQVHSQAIGPCIQELQGILGHAEDSSMDTQ